ggagctccatgatcatatatgcagatgggagaaacttacagaaggacaaacatcactgcaacactccaccaatccggTCTTTATGGCAGTTTAAGGGGCAACCCTAAGCCCcttctcagtgaagacacatgaaaacacactcagaatttgcaacaaagcacctgaAGAACTctcaaattgtgagaaataggaTTCTCTGGTCTAACGAACctcatcacctgcacagtagCATCCCAACAATAAAGTGTGATGGTagtagcctcatgctgtggggctgtttttcaatgGCAGGGACTGAGGAACTCGTCAGAGTAaaaggaaagctcaacacagcaaaatatagagatagccttaatgaaaatgcagcccagagcattcagaacctcacacttgtcagaaggttcaccttccaacaggacaatgactcttagcacacagcaagagtggcttatagacaactctgtgaatgtccttgagtggcccagccacagcctgggcttgatcccaatcaaacatttctggagaacctgaaaatgtctgccagcccccatccaagctgacaaagcttgagaggtgaagagatgagaaaaaatggcagataattgccaaatgcagatgtgccttgaggctgtaaaggtgcttcaactaagtaccgagttaagggtatgaatacttatgcaatgtactcatttcagtgttttatttttatgaatttgcaaagttgtcacaaatctgttttgtgctttgtcattatggtgtacggAGTGTAGACTGTTGTggaaaaaagtaacttaaaacagtttaacattagGCTGCATCATAAAATGTGAACAAAATGAAGGGGTacgaatactttcgcaaggcactgtaacagAAAATATCctaattaattttaattcaaaACTTAAAAACAAGCTATATAAGAGGTGTATTGTGTGTATGAAAAGTCAATATTTGTACGAATTGCATTTCAGTGCATTTTGGATAAGCGAAACGAAAAATCCAGACCAAGAAAGAAAATCACTAACCTCCTAAAAACAGTAAATGACAGAACTTGCTCATTTCCCCATGTGTTCGAATGGAACGCTGACCTGTGTGAGGAAGACAGACAGGTCAGAGCAAAAACAAATATCAGGGAATTAAGCGAAAAGCCAGTACGTGAACGGAAACCTGTGGGGGAGTGATGCGGATCTGATCATGACGGAGAGGGAGGTCAGGGGAGGCATTGGCAGGAGCACCGCGGTGCAGCCGTAAACACACTCTCCTTTCCCGCTCAGCTCCTCGACCTGCTCTTGGAGATGCGTtccctgaaaaacaaaacaacaggtaAGTTATAAATGCCGATTTCAATAACCAACAACACAGAAGGTCAGGCGGATGTGGTTTCATACGGAGGAGAAACCACGTACTTCAAAAATAACCTACTTATAAATAGAACAGACATCAATAACACCTCCGGTCATCCTTAGACTTACCAGACTGTGGCACACGGGAGGCAGGTGTTGAGCTGGCGGGGTCTGGGCCGTTGCGCACCCTGTTAGGAGCTGGGAGGTTGGGGCCGGAGGGCAAAGCACGAGCCGCGGATCCCGGCGGTCCGCCTCCGGTCCTTTCATCCCTCTCCTCTCCCTCACCCCTCTGCTCCTTCTCTTTATCTTCTGCTGTCCTGCTAGAGCCCTGACACAGTCAGAAAAACCCACAAGGTGAGCAATATTTAAACTACaccacaaaaatgtaaaatgtttaaagaaCATACAAATTTCAGCATGTTCCAGTCAAACACATAGTCGTATGAAAATCCCTGTCTGTGGAAAAGATTCCTGAACAGCTGTCTCAAATAAGAGTAGTCCGGTTTGTCATCAAACCGAAGTGAGCGGCAGAAGTTCATGTAGGTTGAAAATTCAGCTGGGGATGTATTAGGAAAAGAAAACAGAGTTAAATGAGAAATGTAATTTCATGTCATCTAGCTAATCAAATTGCATCTACTCACATGGATAGCCCTTGCAAAGAACCTCAATAGGAGTTGACATCTTTTTCTCGCTGATTCGCTCATACTTTTGTCTTTTGGTGGCTGCTTTGAGGCCTTGCCAGGGCAGAGAACCCAAGTTGAAGTACATAAGAACGTAGCCAAGGGACTCGAGATCATCCCGTCGAGATTGCTCTGTGGAAACAGAAGGTAAATATAGAATAACCCAAAATAAAGAGTCCTCTTTTATCAGCAGAATGCATTTCTCTGGTGCCCTTACCAATGCCCAAATGGGTGTTAATGGAGGCATAGCGGGCAGTGCCAGTCAAGTTCTTATTCTCACGATACGGGATGTGCTGATGTGTGCGGGCGTCGCGATACTTTTTGGCCAAGCCGAAGTCTATGATGTAGACCAGGTTTCCCTTCTTGCCAAGCCCCATCAGGAAATTATCAGGTTTGATGTCTCTGTGAATGAAGTTCTTGGAGTGGATGTACTCGATTCTGCTAATCTGGAAAGAGTAAACATCAAACAGTTGTCCCAGATGTataaaatctatattaaattatgaTCATTCATTTTTTTCTGGGTTAAAATGATGTTTTAGCACTACATATTTAAAATTTGATTGATTGAGGAGGTTTTGTATAGTTTTTCTTAAGAATATTGCATTCCATTACATAAAActaataccagtcaaaagtttttgaacagtaagagttttaatgtttttaaagaattctctgcatttatttgatccaaaatacagcaaaagtggtataattataaaatattttactatttaaaataactgctttctgtttgaatatattattaatataacatataaaatgtaatttattcctgtgttaaaagctaaattttcagcatcattactccagtcttcagtgttacatgatccttcagaaataattctaatatgctggcttgctgttcaagaaacatgtattattattattattattattatcaatatttaaaactgttgagtacatttttcaggattctttgatgaatacaatgatccaaagatcagcatttatgtaaaataaaaagcttgtgtaacattatacactataccatttaaagcttggagtcagtatattctTTAGGGAAAGAACttatagaaattaacacttttatttagcaagtatgctttaaattgatcaaaagtgatgataaagacctttaatcttacaaaagatttctatttcagataaatactgttcttctgaacattctattcatcaaagaaacctgaaaaaaaaatctactcagctgttttccatataataataatgtttttgagcagcaaaccagaatattagaatgatttctgaaggagcatgtgactggagtaatgatgctaaaaattcagttttgaaatcacaggaattatttacattttaaaatatattcaaatagaaaacagttattttaaatagtataaatatttaacagttttactgtttttgctttactttggatcaaataaaaagcttggtgagcagaagagacgtctttaaaaacattaaaaatcttactgttcaaaaacttttcacttGTAGTGCATATAAGTTtcatatagttttttttacatatcaAAAACGTGCATTTATGACCCTAGGGCATTGAAGATAGTTGCTATTGCATTGCTACTCAACTGCTATGATATTTTGGGGGTTTAAGCATGTTGCTATGCGGCTGTTAGGGTTTTCGATTTGATATTCCGATCCCTTGATATGCCTCAGGTCCTTCGTTCAATATAAATATATAGGATTTTTGCTCATTAAGTATTATCacttattaaaataatacaaaactcCCAACAACAAGACAAAAAGgcccggtttcatagacaggTCTTAGTCTAagtcaggattaggccatagttaagacatttaagtaatttttataaacgttcCTTAGATAAAAACATTACTACTGTGCATCTTGAGAAAGGaaacactgatatattttaatatcagtcagtgcaagtttctttcagttgaaacagctcaggccTACATTTTAGTCTAGGCTTAAGCCACATCTGTGAAACCAAGGGAAAGTGTCACATCCGTAGCAAAAACCGTGCAGGACGGGGTTGTTCAAATAACCAACCCTAAGTATAAGCACAACTATGACTTTTTTTGCTTTAAGATCTGTTTTAAATATACTTTCAATGCAATTACCATCTGGTCTGCCAGCAGCAGGACTGTTTTAAGTGTGAATTTCCTCGAGCAGAAGTTGAACAGGTCTTCCAAGCTCGGACCCAGGAGCTCCATCACCATGACATTGTAGTCCCCTTCAGCACCACACCATTTGATCGAGGGAATCCCAACTAAGGAGATTGAAGAAACATGTCTAGAAACCTATTCGTAGCATCAAAAAGCAAACTGAACGAAATCCGTTCTCACCTCCACCTTGCATCATCTTATAGAACTTGCTCTCAATATGTAACTGTGGATGCTTAGTCTTCACACTCTCCAGTTTAATGGCTACCTCCTCTCCTGATGTGATGTTTGCACCTGAAAGATTTTCGTTTTAAACATTAGGACGACACTTCACACCACAAAATCTCCATCAGTAGTGAGTTagtgtaaataatataatttttacccAAGTAAATATCACCGAAGGAGCCACTTCCAATCTTTCGCCCAAGACGGTATTTACTCCCAACACGCAACTCCATGATTCCTTCCCTAAAAGCAGCCTTGGAGTCACACAAAATGTTAGTGTGATGTAGATCAAACACATTAGTCTCAAACAATTAGTCAGATCTGCATTTCAGCACACAGCAGATGTAAATAGGATGCTCACTTCAGCATTTCTCCCAGCCTAGATTTAATTCACATTTCAGATTAAAAAAGGCTGCAAATGCAGTCAGCACTGGCAGTCATGCATCTAACATCTGACATCTGAGTCATGTGATTTGATCCGAACACAGTTGCTGTTCATTTCCTACGAACTTGCAACGAACAGGTTAATATTTAATCTTAGACACCATCGCTGATTATCAATGTGCATATTATAAACGTTAGAATGAGGAATCTATAGAAAACGACCTATTTTCGTGAGTGTTTTATGGCGTTTGCATAATTGAACACACAAGACGTATCTGTCTTCAGCGATTTTCAGCTAATTTTGTAGCAGCCGCACCCAAGACCATGTTGATCCCGAGATTTCACGAACTGGTGCTGACGTTTACATTTATTCAGGACAGCTAAATGAATGCTAAAGACCCATGTCCTGATATGACCTTAAAGCTGTAACATCTTTCTTACCTAACGTAAGGGTGGTGGAAAAGTGAGGCTGGTCGACAGGCTTGCGCTCGTAAGACAGGACCCTGGACAGCGAAGAGTGCAAGCGTAATTTTAAACGTCTCATCACAAATGTAATTCCAACCACTGCTTTCCTCCTCAGATTTTAAATCCTTGATTTCATATCTCTGCACATGGATTGACCTACTTGCATTAGCGGGCTAGCGAGCAGCAGCCTCCCTTGTTTGTATCCCAGCGCACTTCTCACAGAAATGATGTCATTCACAAACTAGCGGAAGGACCCGGATCACTTCAAGGGGCCGCGCGCTTGACGTGAGTACGCAGCTTCTCTTCCACCCACACGGACGAACTACAACGCTCTATTTAATCAGCGAAActgtgttttttatatttttgtaatttaaaaaaatattttttttgacatatggtaaaaatgtaataatgttaataatatacaATCATTTCTGATTAAGAAACGGATTTTGGTAACCTCGGTATTTTAAAACAAACCAATAAGCCCCAGGAAGCTGTGGTTAGGCCtcttagctgttataaattcactgtaaaccatggCTTCTTGGGGCTTATTGATTTAATAAAATGGTTATTTCATATACATAGTAGGTTTCACAAATTAAAACAAAGCAAATtgtaatgatattaataaaacaaatgaagtTCCTCTGAAATAGTTGTGGTTGCAACAAAGTGGTTGCTGCAACACACAgataatttacaacagcttcgaACGCGGCTCAACTAATCAGAATCCAGGACCGGAATTACCCATTTTATAAAAAAAGCAATAAGCCCCGTGAAgccgtggtttacagtgaatttataacagctaagggaGTATAAACAAAGTCCCTATATATAAAGTCTTTGGTATAACTCGCCtcttagctgttataaattcactgtaaaccacagcttcatggggcttattgcttttataaaacagtATTCCATATATGTAGTaaggtttcacaaaataaaacagagcatgtttgtagagtaatttacagcaGCTTCCAACGCGGCTCAactaatcagaatcaaggaccggaactatCTGTTTTATAAAAAGCAATAAGCCCTGAGAAgccgtggtttacagtgaatttataacagctaatGGTGTATAACCAAAGTCCCTATATAGTTGCAATcggaattattcaacccccttgacatgcaagacattttgttccagataatttgtttttctaaaaacaaatctacaaaggcattagtacactattagataaagtattttaatacacatttgagttattctgagaacataaattgataaataatggaaaaaaaacaaacaaattggctctaaatgttcatgttcaaaattattcaacccccaaaagtaaaatttggtgcagaatcttttattatttaaaaccacctataaatgcagtgtttagaagcgttgatcacctctctactgcaatcttggaccattcctcggctgaaaaagcttttagatcacggataatctttggttttcactttgccactgctttcttcaaattcgaccaaatattttcaatgagaattaaatctggagactgaacaggccactcaagaacattctgtgactgatccctgaaccaagcataagtagatttggatgtttactttgggatgattgtcctgcaggaaagtccattgatcatcatcttcggtctttgcaccaaaggcatcacaattcttggcaaaatggcctgatacttcaaagaatccatggcTTCCTTCATAcgctcatgttttccacttcatgctacagtaaaacaaccccataattggatcagctcacctccatgtttgaccatggagatagtgttcttctgctcattagttttcTCTTTTTTGCACAAGACAGTCCGCTGATCTATACgtccaaaaagttctagtttggtcatatcactccataaaacattcttccagaactccacaggtctatccaaataaatttgagcatattcaagctgacctttatgttcttcttgatcaagaatggtattcgccaagatgccccaacatgaaggccatgcttgtctagtgttcatcttctactctggaattaaatatttttcctcctttcgtctggtcatcttgcaagtctttggctgtacattgcaggtttttctcagttgctctgataggacattttatgatattgtgcatttttggttcaacaccctcaaaggttttctggtacaacacactttaaactaaggaataaggcttttaatgtcttagaaatcttcacgtagccttagacttactaatacaataaaactatttcttctctatagcttttgtgaaagctctgttgactttaccatatttgttactcaacttcagcacatgcatgggatagatgtatagatgtgtaacatctcaagctgattcagtttttttaatagtttataaagcatttgtgttgtgttttaggataattttgttccctaccacaaaaataaatgacttaaaatggcaatgttgaataggggttgaataattcttacatagctgtgttattaaaaaatcctagaactcaaacacattacattatatattgacattatcacttttaatatgccagtaaactgttgtagatgcatttttataaagtcctgaaacttcagacaagcttttatttgtaaagtactgcagtctctggggggttaaataattttgattgcaactgtatatataaagtCTTTGGTATAACTCGCtccttagctgttataaattcactgtaaaccacacCTTCAATGGGCTTATTGGTTCTATAAAACGGTTATTCCATATACATAGTAAggttttacaaaataaaacaaataaatatagtgaaaataaagtgtaatgttattaataaaaacattattcttcCGCCGAACAATGTAGAAATTGTTGTGTTTGCAACAAAGTGGTTGCCAAGCAACACACAGGCATAAACAAAGGTGCATCatatgtttgtagagtaatttacaacagctttgaacGTGGCTCATATCCATTTTATAACGTATTCTTTggtacataaaaaatattttcaatttcaCATTATTTCAGTTTCACTTACGTAAACAAATATTTCTTGTATTTGCTCATTTGGGAGCTAGACATGGGATTATTTGGATAATGTACAGTCAGTCattactgaaaaaacaaaacaataaaagtcTAAACCAGCTGTTCTCAATTAGGCTttcaaatgatttaaaataatgcaaaaacaagcattaaaatatgccaaaacaatgatataaCAATCATGACATTATTTTAATTCACCCGCTTGAAGAGCCAAGGTTTGCATTGTCTTGGAAAACCTggatatccacctttttcttcaacatggaagtaaggttatgggcgagacttcaggttcattagccgctgtagggaaataacaacaacaacaaggtgcagtaaacagtaaaaaagttagcactacaaaccattgttcataattaagataatacattaaaataatctgTTAAGcacaacaatttgcaatattcgGTCAGATAacaatagctggacgtggatgaaaCTGGAAGccaacccataaaatttacaaatggccgcacccactcttacgtaaaaaaaaatgaaaaaaggcgGATACCAGTAAGTCTAATATCTTAAGTGTAATTTCTAGAACAGTAAagcctgaaaaaaattataaataactcTATGGGCTATTTTATAAAGATTTTTGGGGGGTTATGCCAAGTCAAATACTTTATCAGGTAATGATGAAAAACTTAATCCAGTTCATtaaccgctatagggaaataagaagaataacaaggtgcagtaaatggtaaaactgtttgcactactaaccactgtgttcataattaagataatacattaaaataatgtggtAAGATACACCAATTATCATTAAAAATAGCTGAATGTGGATCTCAACCAGaagtcagacccataaaatttatttaaaaaaaggtgaATACTCATTTCAAAAGTATGACTTCTATACCAGCAAATTCATGTGAAATTATAAATAACTCTGAGCATTTTTATAAAGAATATATGTGACCCCAGACCACAAAAAGTCTGAAGGGTCCATTTTGATTTATACAGCATCtgacagctgaataaatatgcttgccattgatgtatggtttgtaaggacaatatttgatgcaattatttaaaaatctgtgatctgagggtccaaaaaagcaaaatactgagaaaaaggcctttcaagttgtctaaataaagttcttagcaatgcatattactaatttaaaatttatgttttatatatttaaaactatcctaatgatttttggcataaaaatcaataattctgacccatacaatgtattttgggtattgctataaatatacccgtgctacttaaaggttgtatcagcgatttctagcctgaaacataaagtgtcaaattcagctgacctttcacgatccgctcgctgcctgccccataaattgtctgtgaaaaaaccgcgtctctctggtcagcctagggtccgagatatgccaaaaaaacaatcggcactaccaacctttccacagataaacaaacagtgttccaaccaatcagcgtcaggggtttggtgttgtggactttcgctccgcctccctcacatccctgcaccagtaggaaagtccacaacaccaaacccctgacgctgattggttggaacactgtttgtttatctgtggaatagttgatagcgctgattgtttttttggcatatctcggaccctaggctgaccagagagacgcggttttttcacagacaatttatggggcaggcagcgagcggatcgtgaagaaaggtcagctgaaattgacactttatgttttaggctagaaatcgctgatacaacctttaagactggttttgtggtccaggttcacatacaTTTTTCTGGTTATGCCAAGCTCAGACAATGATGAAATAATTATACAGAATTTTTTTAACAAGGAACTAATAACTAAGTTTATCTATTTGAAACAGATTGTAAAGCAACAATGACCCATATAATAAAAGTGGATTCTAGCTGTAATAAATACTGTAtaaaagaaaaatgcacacaattGACAACAAAATTAAATTCAACCTTTATTAATTGtcttgttctttttttaaattaatttctttTGTAAAATCAGAAACAAAAAACCTGAACACGAGTGATAAAGCCCGCCTTAATTTATAATGGtacacaacaacaaaaataaacaacTGGTAACTTTGAAGTGTTCCTAAAACACCCATCCAGCTCAGCTTGGTACAATAAGGTTTGGCATGTTTCATGTTTCAGTATGAATGCCTTCAGTTGGTTGCATCttctaaaaaaatcttttttctttattataattattgcaaTTCAgacaatatataaaacaaaaaaaggctGCTAAAACCACAACTTAAGAAATATTCATTAGTGCCAATGTTCTTGAACTTGCCGtctacactcacacacacagccacaccTGCATACATATATcatgcacacatagacatcaaacaCCTGAAATAAGCCGTCACTCACACATTTACTCACCGCCCTAATCCAGCACTGATCTTTGTAAATACACCACGCTTGTTAATCTCTGGCTGCCACACATTCATCGATGCCTCACAAACACTCGGAACGTCGCCTCCACTACCTGGGACTTCACTCATGCACGCACAGGCAGAAAGGGCACCTTGTACAGCTAGGTAACATCCAAGTGATCGTCATATGACAACATActcaattaagaaaaaaaaaaaaaaaaagacgaggtcagcttttgggaaaaaaaaaaaaaaaaaaaaaacatttctggatttcaccatcatttaaaacaaaaaaagacaacgAGATACAGTTTGTCAGACATCAGAACAGTGTTTGAGTAATTTAAGTCTGCATGAAAATGGAGCCGTAACAACATTGTATGATGcatatttttgtccttttttgtctGGTTTCTCCTTTACAGTGCACGCCTGAGTGAGAGCGTCTCAGTATGCGAGTGTGATCTTTATGACCTCAAGGTTTAGGATTCATCCAGTTGAGTCAGTATTTAGGTCCAACTGTTTGCATGTCCTGTTCA
The Garra rufa unplaced genomic scaffold, GarRuf1.0 hap1_unplaced_254, whole genome shotgun sequence DNA segment above includes these coding regions:
- the LOC141317060 gene encoding casein kinase I-like is translated as MELRVGSKYRLGRKIGSGSFGDIYLGANITSGEEVAIKLESVKTKHPQLHIESKFYKMMQGGVGIPSIKWCGAEGDYNVMVMELLGPSLEDLFNFCSRKFTLKTVLLLADQMISRIEYIHSKNFIHRDIKPDNFLMGLGKKGNLVYIIDFGLAKKYRDARTHQHIPYRENKNLTGTARYASINTHLGIEQSRRDDLESLGYVLMYFNLGSLPWQGLKAATKRQKYERISEKKMSTPIEVLCKGYPSEFSTYMNFCRSLRFDDKPDYSYLRQLFRNLFHRQGFSYDYVFDWNMLKFGSSRTAEDKEKEQRGEGEERDERTGGGPPGSAARALPSGPNLPAPNRVRNGPDPASSTPASRVPQSGNASPRAGRGAERERRVCLRLHRGAPANASPDLPLRHDQIRITPPQVSVPFEHMGK